A genomic region of uncultured Acidilobus sp. JCHS contains the following coding sequences:
- a CDS encoding Glycosyltransferase, with protein sequence MRIALVHAFFDDAGGNERLALDMYRALRELGHEVDLYTAHVNERAWEVLTSGMKDLPRPVVLGEPLVTRLLRPTGRLVRYRRLVAASALAGRLARQGRGHDIVIETQTNVPMPWADASYIHFPALIDYVTLQARGGLARRLYDWLISREARRVGRGGSLVMTNSSWTAGHIRRAYGDLRIYVVHPPVNVEELLPLGGDRGKVVLTVSRVSPEKRLTAIAEVARLVPEAEFYLVGSTSVYSGPVLREIRERAEGLRNFHLETDVPRRRILELMSQASVYLHPPFAEHFGIAIAEAAAAGLVPVVYRDGGGWTDIASRIDQGLGYTNVEEAARTVRSLLNDSERLRALSAKAREVAKGFSYEKFKERVNEVIRLLTAKGP encoded by the coding sequence TTGAGGATAGCTCTGGTCCACGCCTTCTTTGACGACGCTGGCGGGAACGAGAGGCTGGCCCTAGATATGTACAGGGCCCTGAGGGAGCTGGGCCACGAGGTCGACCTCTACACGGCCCACGTAAACGAGAGGGCCTGGGAAGTTCTGACGAGCGGCATGAAGGACCTCCCGAGGCCCGTGGTCCTGGGCGAGCCCCTTGTAACCAGGCTACTCAGGCCCACCGGCAGGCTGGTGAGGTACAGGAGGCTCGTGGCGGCCTCAGCCCTCGCTGGGCGCCTCGCCAGGCAGGGGCGAGGCCATGACATAGTGATTGAGACCCAGACCAATGTCCCCATGCCCTGGGCCGACGCCTCCTACATTCACTTCCCCGCCCTCATAGACTACGTTACTCTTCAGGCAAGAGGGGGGCTCGCCAGGAGGCTTTACGACTGGCTGATATCAAGGGAGGCCAGGAGGGTCGGGCGCGGGGGCTCCCTGGTCATGACTAACAGCTCCTGGACAGCTGGGCACATAAGGAGGGCCTACGGCGACCTGAGGATTTACGTTGTTCACCCCCCGGTTAACGTCGAGGAGCTCCTGCCGCTGGGAGGGGACAGGGGAAAAGTCGTGCTTACAGTCAGCAGGGTATCGCCTGAGAAGAGGCTAACGGCCATAGCTGAGGTGGCAAGGCTCGTGCCTGAGGCCGAGTTCTACCTGGTCGGCAGCACCAGCGTGTACTCAGGGCCCGTGCTGAGGGAGATCAGGGAGAGGGCTGAGGGGCTGAGGAACTTCCACCTTGAGACAGATGTGCCAAGGAGGAGGATACTTGAGCTCATGTCGCAGGCCTCCGTTTACCTTCACCCTCCCTTCGCTGAGCACTTCGGGATTGCAATTGCAGAGGCTGCAGCGGCAGGGCTAGTGCCAGTGGTCTACAGGGACGGGGGAGGCTGGACTGACATAGCCTCAAGGATTGATCAGGGTCTCGGCTACACGAATGTTGAGGAGGCTGCCCGCACGGTCAGGTCGCTACTTAACGACAGTGAGAGGCTCAGGGCCCTCTCGGCTAAGGCCAGGGAGGTGGCTAAGGGTTTCAGTTACGAGAAGTTCAAGGAGAGGGTTAATGAGGTGATCAGGTTGCTGACGGCGAAGGGGCCTTAG